The nucleotide window TAAGGATTTGTACAGAGTTGGGCTTATCCTTTTTGTTGCTCCTTTGCTAATCTCGCTTATCCTGACGATTCTTGGTCGAAAAGTGGATTTAGATGACGTTTCAACCTCTTTGAGTTTTTACACGCCTATCCTTGCAGGTTTGTTGCTCATGCTCTATCTATCAATGAAATACTATTACAGAGAGGGAAAACTTGGAAACTAACACATTCTCTGGAGTTGCAGCAATTCCTGTTCGCTGAACAGCGTTACAGTGATTTCGTCGCCTTTGTTAATGTTGGTTCCTTCTTTAACGATCGTAAAGCCGTTTGGACCAACTATCGTACTTAGAGAACTTGAGCCACCGTGAATAGGCTCTGCAACCAAGCTGCCTTTGATTCGGTGCACATGCACCCGCAAGAACGTCTTAATGCCAGGCTTTGCCTTAACCTTTCCACTCACTTTTGCATTTACTCTAAGCGGTCGGAGAACATCTTGTCCAATGAAAAGACCAATAATCGGAGCCACAAACAGATAAAAGCCAGCTACAGTGGACACGATGTGTCCCGGCAACATAACTAGAGGCTTGCCCTTGACAACGCCAAATCCAGCAACTTTACCCGGGCTTATCTTAATCCCGTGCACGATCACTCCTGGATTCCCTATTGCATTCACCGCATCGGGCACAAAGTCTTTCAAACCAACAGAACAGCCGCCTATCGTAACGACAATATCATTTGCTTTCAGAGCCTCCTCCATTTTCTCCGCAATTTTCATGACGGCATCTGGAACCACTCCGTAGACCTGCGCCTCGGCTCCGAACTCCAAAGCCATTGCGGAAACTACGAGTGCATAATTGTTGATAGTCTTTGACTGCTCGTCACTCTTCAACTCTGTCAGTTCATCACCGACAGACAAGACTGCGACACGAGGTTTTCTAACAATTTTGACTTCCCTAATCCGCAGTGCGGCAAGCAAACCAATATCCTGCGGTCTCAGCACCCGACCTTCGTGTAGAACCGTGCTTCCGCGTTTTACGTCTTCTCCAGCCAGAATCACGTTTTTGTTCCTTTCAATCGGGCGACAAACTTCAAGCTCTTCTCCTTGTCGTCTCGTGTCCTCAACTCGAATCACAGCATCTGCACCATCTGGGACCGGCGCTCCACAACCCAAGTACGCTGTGCACCGCGGCAACAGGCTGAACTCACCCGGAGTGCTTGCTGGAAACAGCTCTCCCTTAACCTTGAGCTTCAACGGTTTCTTTAAGGAGGCGTCTTGTGTTTCACTAGATCTAACGGCATAACCGTCAACCGCGGACATTTTTGTTAGGGGAATGTCCGAGTGAGAGACTGTGGTTTCAGCTAAAATTCGCCCACGAGTTTTCTCTACGGAGACGATTTCCGAGTCCAGTCTTACCGTATGTAGAGCTTGTTGAAGGCGACGAGACGCTTCTTCAAGCGTCACGAGTTTGAAAATTCTCCTTTGGTCAATCCTCGACAAATGAGTCACAGTTCCCTCAGGAACTCAAGTCTGAGTGTATCAAGTCTACTGTCAGCGCGCTTAGACGCCTATAGAACACCGATGAAGATGAAGTGCCGACGGCTCTTGAAAAGTCCTCAATCCATTGGCTTATGTGCTCTCTGAGGAATGATTTCCGAAGCTCTTCCCTTTTTCGTGCTTGTTCAAAATCCTTGTTCTCAAAAGACTGCAGTATGTCGTGGCAGAGTTTTGCAATGAACGCCAGTTCAACGCCAATATGGTCTGGCGCAAAGACCCCCTGGAGATTTGTCGCCTCGTATCCTGCGGCACGATAAGACTTTGCAACATCGGCTGTTGTTTCACCCCAAAGGTTGCCCATGCCCTTTCCTTTATTCTCTCTGAAACATGACTCATACGGGGGCGTATAGCTTCCCTTGGTTGGCACGACGAACAAAGCGTTGAATTCACTCTTCAAGTCTCCAACTGAGGCTAGCTCGACATAAGCCGCAAGTTCTCTTAGGGTCTTTTGTTGTTTTTCATCTTGGAAGACTGAGGCGAGAACGTTTGTTGTCTCGATGTTCAAGAATGGTTGAAGTAGTCTTTCGTTTGGCTCGTGAAGATAAAGGGCTGCAAACCACGAATACAATGCTTCTCTGTTCTTGAGAGATTCCGTCCTCACGCTGTTCATAGTTTTTTCTCATTGCTACAGCTGTTTCTAGAGCTTGACCAAGTTTACCCTGAAACCAGTAGTAGTTGCAGCGCCACTGATGGGGTCGACAACCGGAGCTTTTGTCACATCATCGATTCTGGTCAATTTGTTTACCCATATTCCTGCGCCACGGCTAGGGTCACCGGCAATTGAGCCTTGACCTTCTATTTCATAGTTGGCGTTGCCGTATGCCCAATGCCCATAATGGAACATCATTGCCACCACGCCTGGTCCCACTCGTTTAGTAACTCTTACCTTTCCTGTTACTCCTTCCGGCAGCGAGTGAGACACAATCTTAACCATGTCGCCGTCTTTTAGCCCCTCGTTTGCAGCGTCGTCTTCATTCATTTCGACAGCATTTTCCGGAATGACTTCGCGGGCCCATCGGTAGCCTATAGTCCTAGACTGCGTGTGAAGCCCACTTTTGTATGAGACGCAAACATACTTGTAGTCCTTGTCTAAATCATCGAGTGAGTTGCCGTCCATATCTTGTGCAGGGACGTATTGGGCAGAACCCCAAAACGTGTGTTCTCCTGTCTTCCAGTGCTTCAGCGCAGCAAACTCTTCAACCCAAAAGCGGAAAATGTTTTTCCTTGCATACTTGTGCTGCCCTTGCGCTTCAAACCCAGAGTCTGCTTGCTCAAAGACTCCGCCACGGACTATGATGTAGCAGACTTTACGCCATTCCTCATCCGACAGAATCGACTTTGCATAATCAACGAACGACTTGGGATAATTGTCCTCAACAAATTTCGCCTCCTCATCGCTGGCTGCCTGAACCAATGAAGACGCATTATTGGCAAGGTTAACTATGGCTCTTAGGAAATAGTCTTCAGCTCTATTCAGTTCCTTGTCTCCAATTTTCAGGAAGCCTAAACAGCTGGGTTTGCCGTGAATGTTTGCAAGTCTCTTTGCGACATCTATCGCAAAGGTTTCAGCACACACTGGCCTATCATCATCTCCGCTTACTTTGCCAACCAGTGGCTCTATAGCGGGAACTCGCACGCCTATCCATCTTGCCATGCACGGCGGGTAAGGCGGCATCAGCCCATACACGCCCTCTAAACCCACCACATCAGGAACTATATAATCGGCGTACATGCTGGTCTCGCTGACTACTGCATCGATTGCAACGTGGATTGGAACCTTACTGGTGTCCTTGATTATTTCGATGTACTTGTGCCCAGATGGCATAACGAAAATTGGGTTGCCAAAATATGTTATCAAAATCTTACATGAGTACGGATAATTATCTTTGATGCTCTCAAACACTTCAGTCCATAAACCGCCATAGGTTTTCGGAAACCATGGCTTGGTTGCAGGGTATTTCTGACCCGCTGGCTTGTTGGCATATTCATTCGTGTCTTCATACTTGAACTTCTCTCTAGAGATAGGAGCTTTCTTAGGTGATAGTTTGTCTGGAAATGAGTCGAGATCATAGACGCCCTTTGTCCAACTAAAGGAAGCAGCCTGAAGATAACCGCCCCTCCAGTTGATATTGCCAATGAGCATGTGAAGGCTTATCATAGCCATCACGGTGTAGACACCGTTGGGTTGGACACCAAAGACGCGGTAGACTAGCATGCCTGCGCTCTTGCCGTAGCTCGTAAACTCCTGTGCCAGCCATTTCAAATCATTGACGTCGACTCCGCATATCTGAGCCCACTCATCCATAGTTTTTTCATAAGCCTTATCCTTCAGCATTTGCAATGCGGTTTTTACTTGTATGGTGGCGCCATCTTTGTCTTGAATCTCGCCTTCAAAGAAAAGCGTTCCATGATCAACCTTGTCGAAAATTTCTGTGCCTGAACCATTCCACACAACATATTTCTCACTATCAGCTGGGTCTGTTCCCTCAAGATGCTTTCCTCTCAGATACTTGAGGTCGTCAGGGTAGTCTTCAGGTCCTGTAATAACTAGGTAAGGGGCGCCTGTCCAAGCTTTTTCACTGTCTTTGTTAGCTGAAGTTTCCGTCGTGTTTTCAAGGAAGAACTTGTTGTACCACTTGTTTTCTATAATCCATCTGATCATGCCCATCATTAAGGCGCCGTCTGTTCCCGGCTTGACTGGAATCCATTTGGTTGCGTTTGTGACGACGTTTCCAGCTCGAGGGTCAACCACAACCAACTTCAGGTCGCCGTTTGCGAGTCTGTCTGGCAGAATAGCTCCTGCAGGAACTATTGCAGGTTGCCCGGCTGAGTAGGGGTCGCCAAAAGCGATTATGAACTTGGCGTGTTTAATGTCCACTCGAAGTTGATCAGCATAATCGTCATTGGTTACTGTGCGAATTTGACCTTCGTACTTATCTTTGCCAATGATTGTCATGGCTTTGTGCGTTGTTTGAACTCCATTTGCGCAAATATTGTCATGGGCAATGAAGCTAGCCGATCCTAGTGCGCCAGAAAGCCAGCGTGCATTAAGAAAATCCACTCGACCCGGTTGCCCTCTGCCGCGGAGAACAACAATTTGGTGAGCCTTGGGGGCGTCTGACGCTTTAAGAACTGCCTCGTTTGCGGGAGTTGTCATGTCAGTCGCTACGTCTTTGAAGCCTTCAACTTGGACACTCTCGCCTATGTCACTGTAAATGGCGCCACCGTCAACAACCTCCGTGACCAGTTGATCCCAACTTATGGGTTTCCACTTCATTGAACCTCGTGGACCCGCTCTTTTCAACGGGATCCTGACTCTGTAGGGATCGTACACGTGGTCTATGCCTGCATTGGCGCCTTTCAGACAAATTCTTCCTGAATAACTCAAAGAGTCTTTTACAGGAGTGCTATACGGGATTGGGTTCCAAGCATTGTTGTTTGGATGATATGGATTGCCTTCAACCTTAACAACACGTCCACTAGACGCTTCTATCTGTACTCTGATGCCGCACCTAACGTTACAGCCTAAACAAAGACTGCAAACGTATTTTTCCTGTTCCGATGTGGTTTGAGCCTTAGCAGGTCGAAAAACATTGTTCACTAAGCCTTTGCTGACATCAGTGAGCAGGGCAAGGGCTCCAGCTGCGGCTGCTCCCTTTATGAATTCTCGTCTCTTCATCTTCATTCATCATTCCTCCTGATGCACTACGATTGTATTAGCTGCTTTCTTTCCACGTTCAGCGATTTTGTCAGACAACCCCACGTAAAAGACCATAGGTTTAGCGCCAAGATATGCTTTAAGTCCACTCGTGGGGATTGCATCAACGACTTTTCTGACTGCACTATTCGGATCTTGCATGTCGCCAAAGATGCGAGCGCCTCCAACACAGGCATCAACGCAAGCTGGCTTCAGCCCTTTCTCGATTCTGTGGAAACAGCCATGGCATTTAACTACGAAGCCATGTTTGGCGTCGGCTTTGCCGTTCCATGCTTGTGGCCAAGCACCCTTGGGTTCTTCCCAAAGAAAACTTCTCACTTCGTAGGGACACGCGGCCATGCAGTACCTGCAACCTATACACCTGTTAACGTCTTGCATCACTATGCCATCTTGTTCCCTCTTGTAAGTTGCGTTCACTGGACAGACTTGAGTGCAGGGTGGATTATCGCAGTGATTGCATAGTCTTGGAAGAAAGGTTAATTTCATGTTTGGGTATTTGCCTTCTTCGTGAGTTTCAACCCACGTGTATTGTATTCCCATTGGAACTCCGTTTTCAGACTTGCACGCTGCAAAGCAGGCTTGACATCCTATGCAACGTCTAAGATCAAGAACCATAGCCCATTCCTCAACGGTTGACGCTTGCGTAATTGCCTCTTGCTTTGATAGAAAGATTGAAGAGCCCGGAATACTGGCTAACGCCGCTGCGCCTGCTGTAACGCCCGCCGTTATTCTCAAGAAGTCTCTTCTAGAGACATTGGATACGTCTTTTACTTGCGGACCTGATCCTATGTCTTGCACGGCGATCATAGACTTTGGCTTTAGTGCAAGCTGACCGCTTGGCAAGATCGCACCTCTAGACGCAAGGAAGGGCAGTATCTTGAGGCCTAATGAAAAGAGCAAAGCACCCAACGCATAAAGGCCAACGGAAACTGCCCATTCGATCATAGTTGGACTGTATGCTCCTGCTTCCCCAAGCGGGGAAACAGACAATCCCGAGAGAAGCATTGAGTATCTTTTGACCCATATTCCTCTCATCGCAACTAATGCTACAACGGTTAAGATAGCCGTTGACTTCCTTGTTTTCGGATACGCTAACAGAGCAAAAACGATTAAGGGAATAGCAATCTCAATCCATATCACTGTCACGTAAGGTCCACTCAGAACCTGCGACAATGGCCCAAGAATGCTAAACCCTGCCCCATAGCCCACCGTGACCAGCTCCACAAAGATGAAAAAGATGTCGACGAGAATAATAGCGCCGAGAAAACGTGCAAGTTCTGACGTTAGCTCAGATGAAAACTCGAAGACAGAAAACTTGGAAACCAGGAGTGCTGTTAAAATCAGCAGAGAGACTCCTGAGACCAAAGCTGAGGACAGGAATATGGGAGCGAGGAGAGAGGTGTTCCAAAGCGGTCGCGCCATTATAACTCCAAAAACCCAAGCCGTAAAAGAATGCGCAAAAACTGCAAAAGGTATTCCAATTGCAGCAACCAAACTCTTAGCATTTTTCCCGCCACTGCCAGTTATAGTCACAAAGCAGAAAACCAAGCAAAAGCCGATGTAAAGTGAAAGTGAAACAAAGTCCAAAACAAGCATCGACGACATATTCGGGTATAGAACAATGTTTAGAAGTCGCTCGGGACGACCTATGTCAGCGGCTACAAAGAGCATCG belongs to Candidatus Bathyarchaeia archaeon and includes:
- the glp gene encoding gephyrin-like molybdotransferase Glp, which gives rise to MSRIDQRRIFKLVTLEEASRRLQQALHTVRLDSEIVSVEKTRGRILAETTVSHSDIPLTKMSAVDGYAVRSSETQDASLKKPLKLKVKGELFPASTPGEFSLLPRCTAYLGCGAPVPDGADAVIRVEDTRRQGEELEVCRPIERNKNVILAGEDVKRGSTVLHEGRVLRPQDIGLLAALRIREVKIVRKPRVAVLSVGDELTELKSDEQSKTINNYALVVSAMALEFGAEAQVYGVVPDAVMKIAEKMEEALKANDIVVTIGGCSVGLKDFVPDAVNAIGNPGVIVHGIKISPGKVAGFGVVKGKPLVMLPGHIVSTVAGFYLFVAPIIGLFIGQDVLRPLRVNAKVSGKVKAKPGIKTFLRVHVHRIKGSLVAEPIHGGSSSLSTIVGPNGFTIVKEGTNINKGDEITVTLFSEQELLQLQRMC
- a CDS encoding molecular chaperone TorD family protein is translated as MNSVRTESLKNREALYSWFAALYLHEPNERLLQPFLNIETTNVLASVFQDEKQQKTLRELAAYVELASVGDLKSEFNALFVVPTKGSYTPPYESCFRENKGKGMGNLWGETTADVAKSYRAAGYEATNLQGVFAPDHIGVELAFIAKLCHDILQSFENKDFEQARKREELRKSFLREHISQWIEDFSRAVGTSSSSVFYRRLSALTVDLIHSDLSS
- a CDS encoding molybdopterin dinucleotide binding domain-containing protein, whose protein sequence is MKMKRREFIKGAAAAGALALLTDVSKGLVNNVFRPAKAQTTSEQEKYVCSLCLGCNVRCGIRVQIEASSGRVVKVEGNPYHPNNNAWNPIPYSTPVKDSLSYSGRICLKGANAGIDHVYDPYRVRIPLKRAGPRGSMKWKPISWDQLVTEVVDGGAIYSDIGESVQVEGFKDVATDMTTPANEAVLKASDAPKAHQIVVLRGRGQPGRVDFLNARWLSGALGSASFIAHDNICANGVQTTHKAMTIIGKDKYEGQIRTVTNDDYADQLRVDIKHAKFIIAFGDPYSAGQPAIVPAGAILPDRLANGDLKLVVVDPRAGNVVTNATKWIPVKPGTDGALMMGMIRWIIENKWYNKFFLENTTETSANKDSEKAWTGAPYLVITGPEDYPDDLKYLRGKHLEGTDPADSEKYVVWNGSGTEIFDKVDHGTLFFEGEIQDKDGATIQVKTALQMLKDKAYEKTMDEWAQICGVDVNDLKWLAQEFTSYGKSAGMLVYRVFGVQPNGVYTVMAMISLHMLIGNINWRGGYLQAASFSWTKGVYDLDSFPDKLSPKKAPISREKFKYEDTNEYANKPAGQKYPATKPWFPKTYGGLWTEVFESIKDNYPYSCKILITYFGNPIFVMPSGHKYIEIIKDTSKVPIHVAIDAVVSETSMYADYIVPDVVGLEGVYGLMPPYPPCMARWIGVRVPAIEPLVGKVSGDDDRPVCAETFAIDVAKRLANIHGKPSCLGFLKIGDKELNRAEDYFLRAIVNLANNASSLVQAASDEEAKFVEDNYPKSFVDYAKSILSDEEWRKVCYIIVRGGVFEQADSGFEAQGQHKYARKNIFRFWVEEFAALKHWKTGEHTFWGSAQYVPAQDMDGNSLDDLDKDYKYVCVSYKSGLHTQSRTIGYRWAREVIPENAVEMNEDDAANEGLKDGDMVKIVSHSLPEGVTGKVRVTKRVGPGVVAMMFHYGHWAYGNANYEIEGQGSIAGDPSRGAGIWVNKLTRIDDVTKAPVVDPISGAATTTGFRVNLVKL
- the nrfD gene encoding NrfD/PsrC family molybdoenzyme membrane anchor subunit, yielding MRKSVRFLGWIGILLVLVGLGVYALNLQYMQGFASTGMRDVMIWGVYITNFEFLVGISTGIMIAISVAYLWNNKLFEPILHIGGILATVTVVPAMLFVAADIGRPERLLNIVLYPNMSSMLVLDFVSLSLYIGFCLVFCFVTITGSGGKNAKSLVAAIGIPFAVFAHSFTAWVFGVIMARPLWNTSLLAPIFLSSALVSGVSLLILTALLVSKFSVFEFSSELTSELARFLGAIILVDIFFIFVELVTVGYGAGFSILGPLSQVLSGPYVTVIWIEIAIPLIVFALLAYPKTRKSTAILTVVALVAMRGIWVKRYSMLLSGLSVSPLGEAGAYSPTMIEWAVSVGLYALGALLFSLGLKILPFLASRGAILPSGQLALKPKSMIAVQDIGSGPQVKDVSNVSRRDFLRITAGVTAGAAALASIPGSSIFLSKQEAITQASTVEEWAMVLDLRRCIGCQACFAACKSENGVPMGIQYTWVETHEEGKYPNMKLTFLPRLCNHCDNPPCTQVCPVNATYKREQDGIVMQDVNRCIGCRYCMAACPYEVRSFLWEEPKGAWPQAWNGKADAKHGFVVKCHGCFHRIEKGLKPACVDACVGGARIFGDMQDPNSAVRKVVDAIPTSGLKAYLGAKPMVFYVGLSDKIAERGKKAANTIVVHQEE